The following are encoded together in the Ranitomeya imitator isolate aRanImi1 chromosome 4, aRanImi1.pri, whole genome shotgun sequence genome:
- the ACP5 gene encoding tartrate-resistant acid phosphatase type 5: MEKLVVLLAFLPCVSMKTLWSPPQDGEPSLRFAVIGDWGGLPLPPYTTKQELLVADELDHIVSKWGADFILSVGDNFYYDGVKNVTDIRFKATFENVFNGESLREVPWYILAGNHDHNGNVTAQIAYSNVSSRWKYPDLYYDLSFKIPSTNVSVRLLMLDTVVLCGNSDDFLGGQPLGATNVRLAQKQLQWLTEKLQASKDEYLLVAGHYPVWSIAEHGPTSCLVHNLEPLLKKYGVTAYLCGHDHNMQYLQDDSGIGYVLSGAGNFMENSRRHEGKVPEGYLRFFQGEQETMGSFVYVQITPTEMDITYIKSGGKSLFRTALSPRRL; this comes from the exons ATGGAGAAGCTTGTCGTCCTCCTGGCCTTTCTGCCATGTGTCTCTATGAAGACCCTGTGGAGCCCCCCGCAGGACGGCGAGCCCTCTCTTCGCTTTGCTGTGATTGGTGACTGGGGCGGCCTGCCCCTTCCCCCTTACACCACCAAACAAGAACTACTGGTTGCAGACGAGCTTGACCATATCGTGTCCAAATGGGGGGCCGACTTCATCCTGTCTGTGGGCGACAACTTCTATTATGACGGCGTGAaaaacgtgacagacatcagatttAAG GCAACATTCGAGAATGTGTTTAATGGGGAGTCGCTGCGCGAAGTCCCGTGGTACATCCTCGCCGGCAATCACGACCACAATGGAAACGTCACAGCTCAGATCGCCTACAGCAACGTGTCTTCTCGCTG GAAATATCCAGATCTCTACTACGACTTGTCCTTCAAGATCCCCAGCACCAATGTATCTGTGAGACTGCTGATGCTGGACACAGTCGTCCTGTGTGGGAACTCTGACGACTTCCTAGGGGGGCAGCCGCTGGGAGCGACGAACGTGAGGCTGGCACAGAAACAACTACAATGGCTGACGGAGAAACTGCAGGCTTCGAAGGACGAATACTTACTAGTGGCCGGACATTACCCCGTGTGGTCGATAGCGGAGCATGGGCCGACTAGCTGTCTCGTCCACAATCTCGAGCCTCTGCTTAAGAAGTACGGCGTCACCGCTTACCTCTGTGGGCATGATCACAATATGCAG TACCTGCAGGATGACAGCGGCATCGGATACGTGTTGAGCGGAGCGGGAAACTTTATGGAAAACTCCCGCAGACACGAAGGAAAGGTTCCCGAAGGCTACTTGCGGTTTTTCCAGGGTGAGCAGGAGACCATGGGCAGCTTCGTGTACGTGCAGATCACACCTACAGAAATGGACATAACGTACATAAAGTCAGGAGGCAAAAGTCTGTTCCGCACCGCCCTGTCCCCGCGTCGCCTCTAA